A region from the Defluviitalea raffinosedens genome encodes:
- a CDS encoding YggS family pyridoxal phosphate-dependent enzyme: protein MNSIKANIEEIRDKIRIAAEKSGRTEKDITLIAVTKTIDIPRIKEAISCNICHIGENKVQEIMKKYDAIDSNIHWHLIGHLQTNKVKYIIDKVDLIHSVDSERLAYKINEMAEKHNKIMDILLQVNIAKEETKFGLMVEEVDPLIDKIKSLKNIHVKGLMTIVPYDPNPENNRIHFRNIKQLSVDIAKRNIDNISMEVLSMGMTNDYEVAIEEGSNMVRIGTGIFGQRNYNV from the coding sequence ATGAATTCCATCAAAGCCAATATTGAGGAAATCAGAGATAAAATTAGAATTGCAGCAGAAAAAAGTGGTCGTACAGAAAAAGATATTACTTTAATTGCTGTAACAAAAACAATTGACATACCTCGAATTAAAGAAGCTATATCCTGTAATATATGCCATATAGGTGAGAACAAAGTGCAGGAAATCATGAAAAAATACGATGCGATTGATTCAAATATTCATTGGCACCTGATCGGACATCTTCAAACCAATAAAGTAAAATATATTATCGACAAAGTAGATTTGATCCACTCTGTGGACAGTGAGCGTTTAGCCTATAAAATAAATGAAATGGCAGAAAAACATAATAAGATTATGGATATATTATTACAAGTCAATATTGCAAAAGAAGAAACTAAATTTGGATTAATGGTGGAAGAAGTTGATCCTTTGATCGATAAAATAAAAAGTTTAAAAAATATACACGTCAAAGGTCTTATGACTATAGTCCCATATGATCCAAATCCAGAGAATAATAGGATTCATTTTAGAAATATAAAGCAATTATCTGTTGACATTGCTAAAAGAAATATTGATAATATAAGCATGGAAGTTCTTTCTATGGGAATGACAAATGATTACGAAGTTGCAATAGAAGAAGGTTCAAATATGGTAAGAATTGGGACAGGTATATTTGGGCAGAGAAATTATAATGTATAA
- a CDS encoding cell division protein SepF, with the protein MAKLFDKMMDVMGFGNGEDDYEEEVEEVEEKAEIPQIRNYHTKNNSKIVNIHTNVQMEVVITNPEKYEEAQEICDHIKAKKPVVINLENLDHIIAQRVMDFLSGACYALNGDVQRVANNIFIIAPENVDIANSFKEELKTKGIILPWMSNVK; encoded by the coding sequence ATGGCAAAACTTTTTGACAAGATGATGGATGTAATGGGGTTTGGTAATGGAGAAGATGATTATGAAGAAGAAGTGGAAGAAGTAGAAGAGAAAGCTGAAATTCCCCAAATTCGCAATTATCACACTAAAAACAATTCTAAGATTGTAAACATACATACAAACGTTCAAATGGAAGTAGTGATTACTAACCCTGAGAAATATGAAGAAGCTCAAGAAATTTGCGATCATATTAAAGCTAAGAAACCTGTTGTAATTAATTTAGAAAATCTGGATCATATTATTGCTCAAAGAGTAATGGATTTTTTAAGTGGAGCATGTTATGCCTTAAACGGTGATGTTCAACGGGTTGCGAACAATATATTTATCATTGCACCGGAAAATGTGGATATTGCCAATAGTTTTAAGGAAGAGTTAAAGACAAAAGGGATTATTCTTCCTTGGATGAGCAATGTAAAATAA
- a CDS encoding YggT family protein produces MDLSSILSSALVVFFNLLDMLIFIRVLLSWFPFSHGNPIVALIYQLTEPILGPVRSLIQRSVLGGRGMMIDFSPIIALLLLEFAKNILIYLTTLI; encoded by the coding sequence ATGGATTTAAGTTCAATTTTAAGCTCAGCCTTGGTAGTTTTCTTTAATTTACTTGATATGCTGATTTTTATTAGGGTACTTCTTTCTTGGTTCCCTTTTTCACATGGCAATCCCATCGTTGCATTGATCTATCAATTAACTGAACCTATTCTTGGTCCTGTTCGATCCCTTATACAAAGATCTGTACTTGGCGGAAGGGGCATGATGATTGATTTTTCTCCAATTATCGCACTGCTTCTTTTAGAATTTGCAAAAAATATTCTAATATACTTAACAACGCTTATTTAA
- a CDS encoding RNA-binding protein, with translation MINKEIYLKNFNDIEERLIASKILDRANTALRDHANTFTDFIDMYKLSKYLVMVHNISDLSIKAFGGYPESERKIIGFCPDYRELQDYDFPVTPVEIHLKSSNEESISHRDYLGSVLGLGIERSKIGDILVYDHKAIVFVNKDIASYIINNLFKVKNIKAEAKEILLDEVVLPEPKIKEITSTVSSLRADSILSAGFQLSRSKIVDLIKSEKALINGVIASPASHIKEGDFLTLRGFGKIKLAEVRGKTKKDRVSIVIHRYV, from the coding sequence ATGATTAACAAGGAAATATATTTAAAGAATTTTAATGATATCGAAGAAAGATTAATTGCCAGTAAAATCCTGGATCGTGCAAATACTGCATTAAGAGATCATGCCAATACTTTTACCGATTTTATTGATATGTATAAATTAAGCAAATATCTTGTCATGGTCCATAATATTTCCGATCTTTCCATAAAGGCTTTTGGTGGATATCCTGAAAGTGAAAGAAAAATAATAGGTTTTTGTCCAGACTATAGAGAATTACAAGATTATGATTTTCCTGTCACGCCAGTTGAAATTCATCTTAAAAGTTCCAATGAAGAATCCATATCTCACCGAGATTATTTAGGTTCTGTTTTGGGACTTGGGATAGAAAGGAGTAAAATTGGCGATATACTGGTATATGATCATAAAGCTATTGTTTTTGTGAATAAGGACATAGCATCTTATATCATCAATAACTTATTTAAAGTTAAAAATATAAAAGCAGAAGCAAAGGAAATTTTATTGGATGAAGTTGTTCTTCCCGAGCCTAAGATAAAAGAAATTACTTCTACCGTTTCATCTCTTAGAGCTGATTCGATATTGAGTGCCGGTTTTCAGTTATCGAGAAGCAAGATTGTGGATTTAATAAAATCTGAAAAGGCATTGATCAATGGAGTAATAGCAAGTCCTGCCTCCCACATTAAAGAGGGAGATTTTTTAACACTAAGAGGTTTTGGCAAAATTAAATTGGCTGAAGTCAGAGGAAAAACTAAGAAAGATCGTGTGAGCATTGTAATACATCGGTATGTATAG
- a CDS encoding DivIVA domain-containing protein, whose protein sequence is MLTPLDIESQEFRKKPYGYSIEEVDKFLDDVIESYEKIYKENIELKDKISMLNESIQHYKALEQTLQNTLILAEKAAEDTKSAAYQKGEQIKREAEMKANQILEETQQEVFRINQEIERLKNQYSSLKIQMKQTLLAQLEILEQSVLYKEDEIPSHQQPKEEYDTVRDEDAI, encoded by the coding sequence ATGCTTACGCCACTGGATATTGAATCACAAGAATTTAGAAAGAAACCGTATGGATATTCTATTGAAGAAGTAGATAAATTTTTAGATGATGTGATAGAATCCTATGAGAAAATTTATAAGGAAAATATAGAATTAAAAGATAAGATTTCTATGTTAAATGAAAGCATTCAACACTATAAAGCTCTGGAGCAAACCCTCCAAAATACGCTGATACTTGCTGAAAAAGCTGCAGAAGATACAAAATCTGCAGCGTATCAAAAAGGAGAGCAAATAAAAAGAGAAGCTGAAATGAAAGCTAATCAGATTTTGGAAGAAACTCAACAGGAAGTTTTTAGAATTAATCAGGAAATAGAACGATTAAAAAATCAATATTCCTCATTAAAAATACAGATGAAGCAAACATTGTTAGCACAATTGGAAATCCTGGAGCAGTCTGTATTATATAAGGAAGATGAAATACCGAGTCATCAACAACCGAAGGAAGAATATGATACAGTTAGAGATGAGGATGCAATATGA
- the aroB gene encoding 3-dehydroquinate synthase, whose protein sequence is MNKILVNPSSSSYPIYFSQNFEDLSLALKDHNLLNRKVCIITDHIVDSYYGNQFVDVLKSNYDDVYKFTFNAGEESKNLDTIQDMYRFFIENHLDRNSLIFALGGGVTGDMAGFAAATYMRGIPFIQVPTTLLAQVDSSVGGKVGVDFLQHKNMIGAFYQPTFVYINLNTLKTLPLKQLSAGMAEVIKHGLILDDNYFSFVESSADLVFDFDKTTLEKIIQRSCELKASIVSQDEKENGLREILNFGHTIGHAIETLLNFKLLHGECVAIGMVGAAYLSYENNLISQEDLKRIESVLRSYRLPVRINQLDCEKIYQQMLLDKKVKNNKIKFILLSSIGKALRVGDLNEDRIKSSISYLKGDVQ, encoded by the coding sequence ATGAACAAAATTTTAGTAAATCCCTCTTCATCATCATACCCGATTTATTTTTCTCAGAATTTCGAAGATCTTTCACTTGCTCTTAAAGACCATAACTTACTAAATCGAAAAGTATGCATTATTACAGACCATATCGTAGATTCTTATTACGGCAATCAATTTGTGGATGTCCTAAAAAGTAACTATGATGATGTATATAAATTTACGTTTAATGCCGGAGAAGAAAGTAAAAATCTCGATACGATTCAAGATATGTATCGATTTTTTATCGAGAATCATTTAGACAGAAATTCCCTAATCTTCGCCTTGGGCGGAGGCGTTACAGGAGATATGGCTGGTTTTGCTGCTGCCACATATATGCGCGGAATACCCTTTATTCAAGTTCCTACAACACTTCTTGCGCAAGTTGACAGCAGTGTGGGAGGAAAAGTAGGGGTTGATTTTCTTCAACATAAAAACATGATTGGTGCTTTTTATCAACCAACTTTTGTTTATATCAATTTAAACACATTAAAAACCCTTCCTTTAAAGCAATTATCTGCAGGAATGGCAGAAGTTATTAAGCACGGACTGATCCTAGACGATAATTATTTCTCATTTGTTGAATCTTCAGCAGATTTAGTATTTGATTTTGACAAAACCACATTAGAAAAGATTATTCAGCGATCTTGTGAGTTAAAAGCATCCATTGTATCGCAGGATGAAAAAGAGAATGGTTTAAGAGAAATTTTGAATTTTGGCCATACCATAGGTCATGCCATAGAAACTCTTCTTAACTTTAAGCTTCTGCATGGCGAATGTGTTGCAATTGGAATGGTTGGTGCAGCATATTTATCCTATGAAAATAATTTAATTTCACAGGAAGATTTAAAAAGAATAGAGAGTGTTTTACGATCTTATCGTCTTCCTGTCAGAATCAATCAATTAGACTGTGAGAAGATTTATCAGCAAATGTTGCTGGATAAAAAAGTTAAGAATAATAAGATTAAGTTTATTCTATTATCGTCCATCGGAAAAGCTTTAAGAGTTGGAGATTTAAATGAGGACAG